Proteins from a single region of Roseburia sp. 831b:
- a CDS encoding SIR2 family NAD-dependent protein deacylase, protein MFSKTKMNKSIDGCSDKLAVVIEKIKDADAIVLGAGAGLSTAAGFTYSGERFEQYFSDFAEKYGFEDMYSGGFYPYKTLEEHWAYWSRYIYVNRYMDAPKHLYEDIYNLVKEKDYFVLTTNVDHCFQKAGFAKERLFYTQGDYGLFQCSKPCHAMTYDNEEVVRKMVQSQGFQIENGKPVKPKNTEILMSVPTELVPKCPKCGRPMSMNLRADNTFVEDAGWHSAANRYERFMEQHMRKKIVFLELGVGYNTPGIIKYNFWQYANNWQHAFYVCINKGQAYVPDDIADKSIGIDADIAEVISDIQSRI, encoded by the coding sequence ATGTTTTCAAAGACGAAGATGAACAAATCTATCGACGGCTGCTCCGATAAATTAGCAGTCGTAATCGAAAAAATAAAAGATGCCGATGCCATCGTTCTTGGTGCAGGCGCAGGACTATCCACCGCTGCGGGTTTTACTTACAGCGGAGAGCGATTCGAGCAGTATTTTTCTGATTTTGCGGAAAAATATGGCTTTGAAGATATGTATTCCGGTGGATTTTATCCTTATAAAACGTTAGAGGAACATTGGGCATACTGGAGCAGATATATTTATGTAAACCGCTATATGGATGCCCCGAAACACCTCTACGAGGATATTTATAATTTGGTAAAAGAAAAAGATTATTTTGTCCTGACAACCAACGTGGATCACTGCTTTCAAAAAGCCGGTTTTGCAAAAGAACGATTATTTTATACGCAGGGCGATTATGGGCTGTTTCAGTGCAGTAAGCCCTGTCATGCCATGACTTATGACAATGAAGAGGTCGTCAGAAAAATGGTGCAAAGTCAGGGTTTTCAGATTGAAAACGGAAAACCGGTAAAACCGAAAAATACCGAAATTTTAATGTCTGTTCCGACAGAACTCGTCCCAAAATGCCCAAAATGCGGCAGACCCATGAGTATGAATCTTCGCGCCGACAATACGTTTGTGGAAGATGCCGGCTGGCATTCAGCGGCAAACCGTTATGAACGCTTTATGGAGCAGCACATGCGGAAAAAGATTGTTTTTCTGGAATTAGGGGTCGGCTACAACACGCCCGGCATCATAAAATACAACTTCTGGCAGTACGCAAACAACTGGCAGCATGCTTTTTATGTCTGCATCAACAAGGGACAGGCCTATGTGCCGGACGATATTGCAGACAAAAGCATTGGCATCGATGCCGACATCGCAGAAGTGATTTCCGATATTCAAAGCAGAATCTGA
- a CDS encoding protein-ADP-ribose hydrolase — protein sequence MNQSERRIFLIEKLKQEQPRYADIPLPSNAQEQKNLLRSLMNVRMATAMDDAFLQVQNEYLQQVNAEKGVVTLNDMEELQPDFFLWKGYITRIQAGAIVNAANSGMTGCYQPCHNCIDNCIHTYAGIQLRNFCAAMMQKQGHEEPTGQAKITPAFNLPCDYVIHTVGPIVSGNLTAAHENLLKFCYESCLKIAEEHQVQSIAFCCISTGVFMFPNERAAEIAVQTVKAYKQQFNSKIKVIFNVFKDEDEQIYRRLLR from the coding sequence ATGAATCAGAGTGAAAGACGTATTTTTTTAATCGAAAAATTAAAACAGGAACAGCCGCGGTATGCAGATATTCCACTTCCTTCAAATGCACAGGAGCAGAAAAACCTACTGCGTTCCCTGATGAATGTTCGCATGGCTACGGCTATGGATGACGCGTTTTTGCAGGTTCAAAACGAATATTTACAGCAAGTCAATGCCGAAAAAGGCGTGGTTACCTTAAACGATATGGAGGAACTCCAGCCTGATTTTTTCCTCTGGAAGGGCTATATTACAAGGATTCAGGCTGGCGCCATCGTAAATGCGGCAAACAGCGGCATGACGGGATGTTACCAGCCCTGTCATAATTGCATTGACAACTGTATTCACACTTATGCCGGCATCCAGCTTCGAAATTTCTGTGCTGCCATGATGCAAAAACAAGGGCATGAAGAACCGACCGGACAGGCAAAAATCACACCGGCATTTAATCTGCCCTGCGATTATGTGATTCATACGGTCGGACCAATTGTAAGTGGCAACTTAACCGCAGCACACGAAAATTTACTAAAATTCTGTTACGAATCGTGCCTTAAAATTGCGGAGGAGCATCAGGTGCAAAGTATAGCGTTTTGCTGCATTTCGACGGGTGTTTTTATGTTCCCGAACGAAAGAGCGGCGGAAATCGCTGTACAGACCGTCAAAGCATATAAACAACAATTTAATTCTAAGATAAAGGTGATATTTAATGTTTTCAAAGACGAAGATGAACAAATCTATCGACGGCTGCTCCGATAA
- a CDS encoding 4Fe-4S binding protein has translation MKLVGVLAFATVDREGTPQIRNISAIHYEPDALYFFTARGKNFCQELLEDGRVQILAYTKYKEMIRLSGKAYAVAEDGQEKWTDKIFEEQPYLANVYPGDTRDIGIIFCIDEAQIEYFNLGVHPIFRETYRLGDVKIKEKGYFITESCIGCGVCQTKCPQQCIEKDEPFRIEQEHCLHCGNCYENCPVKAIERSV, from the coding sequence ATGAAACTCGTAGGCGTTCTTGCCTTTGCAACGGTAGACCGTGAGGGCACACCACAGATTCGAAATATCAGTGCGATTCACTACGAACCGGATGCATTATATTTTTTTACCGCAAGAGGGAAAAATTTCTGCCAAGAACTGCTAGAAGACGGCAGAGTGCAGATACTTGCCTACACGAAATATAAGGAAATGATTCGTCTTTCCGGAAAAGCATATGCCGTAGCTGAGGACGGGCAGGAAAAATGGACAGACAAAATTTTTGAAGAGCAGCCATACCTTGCCAATGTGTATCCCGGCGACACCAGGGATATCGGCATCATTTTTTGCATTGACGAGGCGCAGATTGAATACTTCAATCTTGGCGTCCACCCTATTTTTCGCGAGACATACCGCCTCGGAGATGTTAAAATAAAAGAAAAAGGCTACTTCATAACAGAATCCTGTATCGGATGCGGTGTCTGCCAGACAAAATGCCCACAACAGTGTATTGAAAAAGACGAACCCTTCCGTATCGAACAGGAACACTGCCTGCATTGCGGAAACTGTTATGAGAACTGCCCGGTGAAAGCAATCGAGAGGTCGGTGTGA
- a CDS encoding nitroreductase family protein: MLMDIIKARHSIRKYTKEQIRRADLEKILEAGNYAPNAGGGQRSMLVAVHNQELTTHLGTMNLARFDRTNLAGSYVSKEQPSTIDDPTIQNGFYGAPTVVCVFCQNNFLFKTADAFCMMENIVLQATELGIASCIISRGYETFDSDEGRRLMEKWDVPEGYTCQGFVILGYIDGALPQSKPRKPGRIKIVE, encoded by the coding sequence ATGTTGATGGATATCATCAAAGCAAGACATTCCATTCGAAAATATACGAAAGAACAGATTCGAAGAGCCGACTTAGAAAAAATCTTAGAAGCCGGAAATTATGCGCCAAACGCGGGTGGCGGACAGCGGAGCATGTTAGTTGCCGTTCACAACCAAGAACTTACGACACATCTTGGAACAATGAATCTGGCGAGATTCGACCGCACAAATTTAGCCGGCAGTTACGTCTCCAAAGAACAGCCAAGTACCATTGATGACCCGACGATTCAAAATGGTTTTTACGGTGCACCTACGGTTGTATGCGTATTCTGTCAGAACAACTTTCTATTCAAGACAGCCGATGCTTTCTGCATGATGGAAAACATAGTTTTGCAGGCGACAGAGCTTGGCATTGCATCCTGCATCATTTCCAGAGGATACGAGACATTCGACTCCGATGAAGGCAGACGTCTTATGGAAAAGTGGGATGTGCCGGAAGGCTACACCTGTCAGGGCTTTGTAATTTTAGGATATATCGACGGCGCACTGCCGCAAAGCAAGCCGAGAAAGCCTGGCAGAATTAAAATCGTAGAATAA
- the acgM gene encoding radical SAM/SPASM domain protein, ACGX system yields the protein MSQNYFSFQWHITDECDQRCKHCYIFSGEGCKELKSMTWKQMQEVVANCEDFCKVYNRIPYFYITGGDLILHPDFWKLMVLLKSKNIPFTLMGNPFHLNDKICRMLKVCGCEKYQMSLDGMQKTHDWFRKPGSFDLTLEKIGCLNRAGIKSVIMSTVSKTNMNEIPDIIDAVVKANVKVFAFSRYVPTGGEVDTSMTPQEYRHLLEICDAKFKAYEAAGCETYFNKKDHLWTLYEYETGQFSLPENAKDGMIYGGCNCGNCHITIASNSDIMACRRVTDSKVANVFEDRLADVWICQMEQYRDYDKFVKCSKCELKAWCRGCPAVANGTTGDFYGADPQCWKTKNDKTGEVLPC from the coding sequence ATGAGCCAGAATTATTTTTCTTTTCAGTGGCACATTACGGATGAATGTGACCAGCGTTGTAAACATTGCTATATTTTTTCCGGGGAAGGATGCAAGGAATTAAAAAGCATGACCTGGAAACAGATGCAGGAGGTCGTGGCAAACTGCGAAGACTTTTGCAAAGTTTACAACCGAATTCCATATTTTTACATTACCGGCGGAGATCTTATCCTTCATCCGGACTTTTGGAAATTGATGGTGCTTTTAAAAAGCAAAAACATCCCATTTACCCTAATGGGAAATCCCTTCCATTTAAACGACAAAATCTGTCGGATGCTGAAAGTATGTGGCTGCGAGAAATATCAAATGTCATTAGATGGAATGCAAAAGACACATGACTGGTTTCGAAAACCGGGCAGTTTTGACCTGACACTGGAAAAAATCGGATGCCTGAACCGTGCAGGAATCAAAAGTGTCATTATGAGTACCGTATCGAAAACAAATATGAATGAAATACCAGACATTATCGATGCGGTAGTAAAAGCGAACGTTAAGGTGTTTGCATTTTCCCGCTATGTGCCTACCGGCGGCGAGGTCGATACGAGCATGACCCCGCAGGAATACCGGCACTTATTAGAAATCTGTGACGCAAAATTCAAGGCATATGAGGCGGCAGGATGCGAGACCTATTTTAATAAAAAAGACCACTTGTGGACGCTATACGAATACGAGACAGGGCAGTTTTCCCTACCGGAAAATGCGAAAGACGGCATGATTTACGGTGGCTGCAACTGTGGAAACTGCCACATCACAATAGCATCAAACAGTGATATTATGGCGTGCCGCAGAGTAACCGACAGTAAGGTTGCAAACGTATTCGAGGACAGGCTGGCAGATGTGTGGATTTGCCAGATGGAGCAATACAGAGATTACGATAAATTTGTAAAATGCAGCAAATGCGAGTTAAAAGCCTGGTGCAGGGGCTGCCCGGCAGTTGCAAACGGCACAACCGGGGACTTTTATGGAGCGGATCCGCAGTGCTGGAAGACTAAAAACGATAAAACCGGGGAGGTGTTACCATGTTGA
- the acgA gene encoding ACGX-repeat peptide, whose amino-acid sequence MALSNILGWNKKEEHQAGAACGTACGAGDKPEQKPAACGTACGAGAKPDEKPAACGTACGAGDK is encoded by the coding sequence ATGGCATTATCAAACATTTTGGGATGGAACAAGAAAGAAGAACATCAGGCAGGTGCTGCTTGCGGAACCGCCTGCGGCGCTGGTGACAAGCCTGAACAGAAACCGGCTGCTTGCGGTACTGCCTGCGGTGCTGGCGCCAAGCCTGACGAAAAACCGGCTGCTTGCGGTACTGCATGTGGTGCTGGCGACAAATAA
- a CDS encoding winged helix-turn-helix transcriptional regulator, with the protein MLTKDELPECPVATTVQLIGSKWKLLIMRNLLDRPWRFNELKKSLEGISQKVLTDSLRSMEEDGIITRTVYAEVPPRVEYALSDVGESMRPILDAMKEWGLRYKETLE; encoded by the coding sequence ATGCTGACGAAGGATGAATTGCCGGAATGTCCGGTTGCCACTACGGTTCAGTTGATTGGAAGTAAATGGAAATTACTGATTATGAGAAATCTTTTAGACAGACCGTGGAGATTTAATGAATTAAAGAAAAGTCTGGAAGGAATCAGCCAGAAAGTTCTGACGGATTCGCTGCGTTCAATGGAGGAAGACGGCATTATCACACGAACGGTATATGCGGAAGTACCGCCACGTGTGGAATATGCGCTTAGCGATGTCGGGGAGTCGATGCGGCCGATTTTGGATGCCATGAAGGAATGGGGATTGAGGTATAAGGAGACGTTGGAATAA
- a CDS encoding DUF4160 domain-containing protein — MPEISLFYGIRVTMYYEDHNPPHFHAEYNGNKALIDITEARVIKGALPSRQLKLILAWCVIHQDELMQDWELSKDGLPLNRINPLI; from the coding sequence ATGCCAGAGATATCACTTTTTTACGGAATACGTGTTACGATGTATTACGAGGATCATAATCCGCCACATTTTCATGCTGAATACAATGGAAATAAGGCACTTATAGATATTACTGAAGCACGTGTCATAAAAGGGGCTTTGCCTTCACGACAATTGAAATTAATTTTAGCATGGTGTGTTATACATCAGGACGAACTTATGCAAGATTGGGAACTTTCTAAGGATGGTCTTCCATTAAATAGAATTAATCCTTTGATTTAG
- a CDS encoding DUF2442 domain-containing protein — protein MFHNVIQVIPYEDYSVYVYFEDGKIVCYNAKPLLEKKGFAPLRDQNFFMNACTILNDTLAWDVSGHRDASTCIDIDPDMLYSLDPAIEKIA, from the coding sequence ATGTTTCATAATGTTATTCAGGTCATTCCATATGAGGATTATAGTGTTTATGTATATTTTGAGGATGGAAAAATAGTATGCTACAATGCAAAACCATTGCTTGAAAAAAAGGGATTTGCGCCCTTAAGGGATCAAAATTTCTTTATGAATGCCTGCACTATTTTAAATGACACATTGGCGTGGGATGTGTCCGGACATAGAGATGCCAGCACGTGCATCGATATAGATCCTGACATGCTATATTCCTTAGACCCTGCAATTGAAAAAATTGCCTGA
- a CDS encoding MFS transporter: MNTRKRTFIMINLIITCIASSFLQTALTTALPPIIHDLHISVSDGQWLTSGYSLAMGIMMPLTAFLITRCPTKKLYISAIGLFLAGLAVCIFATNFPTMMIGRILQACSNGITTSMAQVVLLTIYPPEKRGTVIGWYGLSVGAAPVIAPTIAGVLVDTLGWRTIFVIAFGILMVSFVLALAIFDNVLETHIKTFDVYSFVLSAITFGGITLGIGNLSALGLTAVMALCPLVIGVFAGILFTHRQLNLEEPFLNLRILKVSEYRLSVIGSMMLYLVMMGSSVIMPLYVQNILGRSATISGLVTLPGSLAMAVISPLAGKMYDTFGCMTAVTVVMLLIILFRMEKNNR; the protein is encoded by the coding sequence ATGAACACTAGAAAAAGAACTTTTATTATGATAAATCTCATTATAACGTGCATTGCATCATCCTTTTTGCAGACGGCACTTACAACAGCGCTGCCACCCATCATCCATGATTTGCACATATCTGTATCGGATGGTCAATGGCTGACAAGCGGATATTCACTGGCAATGGGCATTATGATGCCGCTTACAGCATTTTTAATTACCAGATGTCCGACCAAAAAGTTATATATAAGCGCAATCGGACTATTTTTAGCAGGATTGGCAGTTTGCATTTTTGCCACAAATTTTCCAACTATGATGATAGGTAGAATATTGCAGGCTTGCAGTAATGGAATTACTACTTCTATGGCACAGGTAGTCCTTCTAACGATATATCCCCCTGAAAAACGTGGAACGGTTATAGGGTGGTATGGTCTATCTGTCGGAGCTGCACCCGTCATTGCACCAACGATAGCTGGTGTTTTGGTGGATACACTTGGATGGCGCACCATATTTGTCATAGCCTTTGGCATTTTAATGGTATCCTTTGTTCTGGCACTTGCAATATTCGATAATGTACTGGAAACTCATATCAAAACATTTGATGTATATTCATTTGTTTTAAGTGCAATTACATTTGGTGGAATTACATTGGGAATCGGAAATTTAAGTGCCCTTGGTCTCACAGCCGTTATGGCACTATGTCCGTTAGTAATCGGTGTATTTGCGGGAATATTATTTACACACCGACAACTGAACTTGGAAGAACCTTTCTTAAATCTGCGCATCTTAAAAGTTTCGGAATATCGCTTAAGTGTGATTGGCAGTATGATGCTATATCTTGTAATGATGGGCTCATCCGTGATTATGCCTTTGTATGTACAGAACATACTTGGAAGAAGTGCCACCATATCTGGATTGGTAACATTACCCGGTTCACTTGCAATGGCTGTTATCAGCCCCTTAGCCGGAAAAATGTATGATACATTTGGATGCATGACTGCAGTAACCGTTGTGATGTTGCTTATCATCCTTTTTAGAATGGAAAAGAACAACAGATAG
- a CDS encoding TetR/AcrR family transcriptional regulator, whose amino-acid sequence MNRSESKYFNTAIRMDEALIKLMETQEFSYISVKAICETAGVNRSTFYLHYENMADLLEETMQYILDSFLEYFESSPRATIEKIGNASTDELLFVTEEYLIPYLQFVQKNKRIYRAAFENKVYEANLKYRNLYLHIIEPIMERFDIPREERSFLSAFYIYGITGMVKEWIETGCKESVEEVAHLIIKIVMKKEESTRDEH is encoded by the coding sequence ATGAACCGATCAGAAAGTAAATATTTTAATACAGCAATCCGTATGGATGAGGCACTCATCAAATTGATGGAAACACAGGAATTTTCCTATATTTCCGTCAAAGCAATCTGCGAAACAGCAGGCGTGAACCGTTCTACTTTTTACCTGCATTACGAAAATATGGCTGATTTACTAGAAGAAACCATGCAATATATCCTAGATTCCTTTTTGGAATATTTTGAGTCGAGTCCCAGGGCAACCATTGAAAAAATTGGAAATGCTTCCACGGATGAACTTCTTTTTGTGACCGAGGAATATCTGATTCCCTATCTGCAATTCGTTCAAAAGAACAAACGAATTTACCGTGCAGCGTTTGAAAATAAAGTATATGAAGCAAACCTGAAATATCGAAATCTGTATCTCCACATTATTGAACCAATCATGGAAAGATTCGATATTCCAAGGGAGGAGCGTTCGTTCCTGTCCGCATTTTACATTTATGGCATTACCGGTATGGTAAAAGAATGGATAGAAACAGGGTGTAAGGAAAGTGTAGAAGAGGTCGCGCATTTGATTATAAAAATTGTAATGAAAAAAGAAGAGAGTACAAGAGATGAACACTAG
- a CDS encoding dihydropteridine reductase — translation MNTDKIYAEALASEYAPKDASKITALKKLDRKAKLPAEIFTYTFGIVAALIMGLGMCLSMQVIGEGIGMMILGIFLGIVGLIGMGINYPIYKKKLEAGKKKYAFEIIELANQISDEA, via the coding sequence ATGAACACAGATAAAATTTATGCAGAAGCTCTTGCGAGCGAATATGCACCAAAGGATGCATCCAAAATAACAGCACTTAAAAAATTAGACCGGAAAGCGAAACTTCCGGCAGAAATCTTTACCTACACCTTCGGTATTGTAGCAGCACTTATCATGGGACTTGGCATGTGTCTTTCCATGCAGGTAATCGGCGAGGGTATCGGCATGATGATACTTGGCATTTTTCTGGGAATTGTCGGGCTTATCGGAATGGGCATCAATTATCCCATTTATAAGAAAAAATTAGAAGCCGGAAAGAAAAAATACGCCTTTGAAATAATAGAACTTGCCAACCAGATAAGCGATGAGGCATAA
- a CDS encoding LPXTG cell wall anchor domain-containing protein, giving the protein MCGTGDLTAGNHTCDKSQVWTPVDSLDAIASDGFYYLTQSVTLTGTWECNYDVTLCLNGNDIVGKMNDRDITVNRDKPFTLTDCHTDAGKITHEVNYSKNGVSNYGTFYMYNGNISGNTSGVDGGGVYNGSIFNLYGGSISGNKTDTCGGGVANYKTFHMYGGTISGNNASVDGGGIYNNSYATFEMKGSAVISGNTANDGGGVFNYYHVDMYDISSIRDNTAVTGGGVCNTGSSNTADFCMHDNSSITGNTATTHYGGGVYTCAGSFSMENNASITGNSAPDGSGGGVYHSGTYFEMNGGSITGNTAGLACGGGISVNSANSVELKGKVTITGNTAENGKCSNYYQDSDHVIKAANLTEGSLIGIELNYSRLPSEGNPTVFTNEGCNAAYFSSDEPSYTITASGNALALAIAPPQITAQPQDISVEPGSAATFKVSATGIGLTYQWQINQNDGKGFVNITGANQASYTTGVTAKDCNGFKYQCVIRNSAGTVTTKAVTLTVTEKEAATSSSYTILDGANSSWTQNTDGSLVIRGSGEISKFQSVKVDGVIIDAKNYTVTEGSTIITLSADYLKTLSVGSHTIELVWTDGSTSTNFNIVKNTADTGSNNTDENTQSVTSPQTGDNSNPALWTTLLLASFAGLAGMFAKRKKNDCK; this is encoded by the coding sequence GTGTGTGGAACAGGGGATTTAACTGCCGGGAATCACACCTGTGATAAAAGTCAGGTATGGACACCTGTGGATAGTTTAGATGCTATCGCATCGGACGGCTTTTACTATTTAACACAGTCTGTAACTCTTACCGGCACATGGGAATGCAATTATGACGTGACACTCTGCCTCAACGGGAACGATATTGTCGGTAAGATGAACGATAGAGACATTACCGTAAATAGAGATAAGCCATTTACCCTTACCGATTGTCACACCGATGCCGGTAAGATCACGCATGAAGTAAATTATAGTAAAAATGGAGTTTCTAATTACGGAACTTTTTATATGTATAATGGCAACATTTCCGGCAACACCTCCGGCGTGGACGGTGGGGGCGTTTACAACGGCTCAATTTTTAACCTTTATGGTGGCTCCATCTCCGGTAATAAGACCGATACATGTGGCGGTGGCGTGGCGAACTATAAAACCTTCCATATGTACGGCGGAACAATCTCCGGCAATAATGCCAGCGTGGACGGCGGCGGCATATATAATAACAGCTATGCTACATTCGAGATGAAGGGCAGTGCGGTTATTAGCGGCAACACTGCAAACGATGGTGGCGGCGTATTTAATTATTACCATGTGGATATGTATGACATTTCCTCTATCCGGGATAACACTGCTGTAACCGGTGGGGGCGTATGCAACACCGGAAGTTCAAACACGGCAGACTTTTGCATGCATGACAACAGTTCTATCACGGGTAACACTGCAACGACACATTATGGTGGTGGTGTATATACTTGTGCCGGTTCTTTTTCCATGGAAAACAATGCCTCCATTACAGGAAACAGTGCCCCGGATGGCAGCGGTGGCGGCGTGTACCACAGTGGCACATACTTCGAAATGAACGGCGGCAGCATTACCGGTAATACAGCAGGTTTAGCATGTGGCGGCGGTATTAGCGTCAACAGCGCAAATTCTGTGGAACTGAAAGGTAAAGTGACCATAACCGGAAACACAGCGGAAAATGGTAAGTGTTCTAATTATTATCAGGACAGCGATCATGTCATCAAAGCTGCCAACCTGACAGAAGGTTCTCTGATTGGCATAGAATTAAATTATTCCAGACTCCCATCGGAAGGAAATCCGACCGTCTTTACCAATGAGGGATGCAATGCAGCATATTTCAGTTCTGACGAACCATCCTATACAATTACTGCATCCGGAAATGCTTTGGCTCTTGCCATCGCACCGCCTCAGATTACGGCTCAGCCACAAGATATATCTGTGGAACCCGGAAGCGCCGCAACCTTCAAAGTGTCAGCGACCGGTATCGGTTTAACGTATCAATGGCAGATAAACCAAAATGATGGAAAAGGATTTGTCAATATCACCGGAGCAAACCAGGCAAGTTATACGACAGGTGTAACAGCCAAAGACTGCAACGGTTTTAAATATCAATGTGTCATCCGTAATTCAGCCGGTACTGTTACAACAAAGGCCGTAACCTTAACTGTAACAGAAAAAGAAGCTGCAACTTCTTCCTCTTATACCATTCTTGACGGAGCAAACAGTTCCTGGACGCAGAATACAGATGGAAGTCTTGTAATCAGGGGAAGTGGCGAGATTAGCAAGTTCCAGAGTGTAAAAGTGGATGGTGTCATTATTGATGCAAAAAATTATACCGTCACAGAAGGATCTACCATTATCACTTTAAGTGCTGATTACCTTAAGACACTTTCTGTTGGAAGTCACACCATTGAACTTGTCTGGACAGATGGTTCCACAAGCACAAACTTTAACATTGTTAAAAATACAGCGGATACTGGCAGTAACAATACGGATGAAAATACACAGAGTGTAACATCCCCACAGACGGGAGATAACTCGAATCCGGCGCTTTGGACAACGCTTCTTTTGGCATCCTTCGCAGGACTTGCAGGAATGTTTGCAAAAAGAAAAAAGAACGATTGTAAATAA
- a CDS encoding MerR family transcriptional regulator, with product MKKNDENLFKIGEIAKILGVTRKAILIYEEMGLLTPAVKDENSGYRYYTADNMTQIRSIRSLQTLGLSLAEIREYYYDTKNLDHHLNRLMDLRDALDRNIQLLQVRAAKPGDFSVHSVRLPHQVCFCREYQCENTKDAADKLRDTYIAAARTGKMSVNARMFTMRIGQTDDELKLMCCIPVEDDFKGVERKEFAETHVLCIYYRGPYEGIESAIASLKAYTHANRIQTTGEFRCIYLEGPPSRGENSADYITQIVVPAKPVYGI from the coding sequence ATGAAAAAGAATGATGAAAATCTGTTTAAAATCGGGGAAATTGCAAAGATTTTGGGAGTCACCAGAAAGGCAATCCTTATCTACGAAGAGATGGGGCTGCTGACGCCTGCTGTCAAGGATGAAAACAGCGGATACCGCTATTATACGGCGGATAATATGACACAGATTCGCTCTATCCGTTCTTTACAGACGCTAGGGCTTTCTCTCGCGGAAATCAGGGAATATTATTATGATACGAAGAATCTTGACCATCACTTGAACCGGCTTATGGATTTGCGTGATGCGTTAGACCGCAACATTCAGCTACTCCAGGTGCGTGCAGCAAAACCGGGGGATTTTAGCGTCCACTCGGTACGCCTTCCACATCAGGTATGCTTTTGCCGTGAATATCAATGTGAAAATACGAAGGATGCTGCCGACAAACTGCGCGATACCTACATTGCCGCAGCCAGAACCGGAAAAATGTCCGTAAATGCCAGAATGTTTACCATGCGCATCGGACAAACGGATGATGAATTGAAACTGATGTGCTGTATTCCGGTTGAAGATGATTTTAAAGGCGTGGAACGAAAGGAATTCGCAGAAACACATGTTTTATGTATCTATTACCGTGGACCTTATGAAGGGATTGAATCTGCAATCGCCTCCTTAAAGGCATATACACATGCTAACCGTATCCAGACCACCGGGGAATTCCGCTGTATCTATCTGGAAGGTCCGCCGAGCCGCGGAGAAAACAGTGCCGACTATATCACACAGATTGTGGTACCTGCAAAGCCAGTTTATGGCATATAA